A region of Blattabacterium cuenoti STAT DNA encodes the following proteins:
- a CDS encoding pyruvate dehydrogenase complex E1 component subunit beta, translated as MKKKSFREVIAEAMSEEMRRDDSIYLMGEEVAQYDGAYKASKGMLKEFGPKRVIDTPISELGFSGIGIGSAMNGCRPIIEFMTFNFSLIAMDQIINNAAKIRYMSGGQWNIPIVFRGPTGFAGQLGATHSQSFESWYASCPGLKVVIPCNPYDAKGLLKSAIRDNNPVIFMESEQMYGDIMMIPNEEYILPIGKADIKKKGTDISLVSFGKLMKVALNVADKLDKENISVEVIDIRTIRPLDYESILSSVKKTNRLVILEESWPFSSISSEISFFIQKKAFDYLDAPINRITVLDTPAPYASNLVKTWFPDEKKTISAIKKTLYLKI; from the coding sequence ATGAAAAAAAAAAGTTTTCGTGAAGTTATAGCAGAAGCTATGAGTGAAGAAATGAGAAGAGATGATTCTATTTATCTTATGGGAGAAGAAGTTGCTCAATATGATGGAGCTTATAAAGCTTCTAAAGGAATGCTAAAAGAATTTGGTCCAAAAAGAGTGATTGATACTCCTATATCAGAATTAGGATTTTCTGGAATTGGAATAGGATCTGCCATGAATGGATGTAGACCTATTATTGAGTTTATGACTTTTAATTTTTCTTTAATAGCTATGGATCAAATTATTAATAATGCAGCAAAAATACGTTATATGAGTGGAGGTCAATGGAACATTCCCATTGTTTTTAGAGGACCTACTGGTTTTGCTGGACAATTAGGGGCTACACATTCTCAATCTTTTGAAAGTTGGTATGCAAGTTGTCCTGGATTAAAAGTCGTTATTCCATGTAATCCTTACGATGCAAAAGGACTTTTAAAGTCTGCAATAAGAGATAACAATCCTGTAATTTTTATGGAATCTGAACAAATGTATGGAGATATAATGATGATTCCAAATGAAGAATATATTCTACCTATTGGAAAAGCAGATATAAAAAAAAAAGGAACTGATATTAGTTTGGTTTCTTTTGGAAAACTTATGAAAGTCGCTTTAAATGTAGCAGATAAATTAGATAAAGAAAATATTAGTGTAGAGGTTATAGATATTCGCACTATACGTCCATTAGATTATGAATCTATTCTTTCTTCTGTAAAAAAAACTAATCGTTTAGTTATTTTAGAAGAATCGTGGCCTTTTTCATCTATTTCTTCTGAAATTTCATTTTTTATTCAAAAAAAAGCATTTGATTATCTTGATGCTCCTATTAATAGAATAACTGTATTAGATACACCTGCACCTTATGCTTCCAATTTAGTCAAAACTTGGTTTCCTGATGAAAAAAAAACAATCAGTGCCATAAAAAAAACTCTTTATTTAAAAATTTAA
- the metF gene encoding methylenetetrahydrofolate reductase [NAD(P)H] — protein sequence MKVTEHIVKAKKSLFSFEILPPLRGCDIQDIFSTLDPLMEFHPPFIDVTYHREEFIYVEKENGLLQRKKISRRPGTVGICAAIMNKYRIDAVPHLICGGFNKQMTENALIDLNFLGINNVLVLRGDPLKSEKNFIAPKDGHKYAVELVKQVKNLNVGKYLDTTFLEKKESPLFDFCIGVAGYPEKHLEAPNMESDLFFLKKKVEAGADYIVTQMFFDNKKFFSFVKKCRSKGISIPIIPGIKPISSRNQLNGLPSRFYLNIPNELVKEVEKAKNKKNVIHVGIEWAIHQSKELKNSGVKVIHYYTMDRPENIYKIVQAIY from the coding sequence ATGAAAGTGACGGAGCATATAGTTAAAGCAAAAAAAAGTTTATTTTCTTTCGAAATTTTACCCCCTTTGAGAGGATGTGATATTCAAGATATTTTTTCTACTTTAGATCCATTAATGGAATTTCATCCTCCTTTTATTGATGTGACTTACCATCGTGAAGAATTCATTTATGTAGAAAAAGAAAATGGTCTTTTACAAAGAAAAAAAATTTCAAGACGTCCAGGAACTGTAGGAATTTGTGCTGCTATTATGAATAAATACAGGATTGACGCTGTTCCTCATTTAATTTGTGGAGGATTTAATAAACAAATGACGGAAAATGCTTTAATAGATTTAAATTTTTTGGGAATAAATAATGTTTTAGTTTTAAGAGGCGATCCTTTAAAATCTGAAAAAAATTTTATTGCGCCAAAAGATGGACATAAATACGCGGTAGAACTCGTAAAACAAGTTAAAAATTTAAATGTAGGAAAATATCTTGATACAACTTTTTTAGAAAAAAAAGAATCTCCATTATTTGATTTTTGTATTGGAGTTGCAGGATATCCAGAAAAACATTTAGAAGCTCCAAATATGGAAAGTGATTTATTTTTTTTGAAAAAAAAAGTAGAAGCAGGAGCTGACTATATTGTAACTCAAATGTTTTTCGATAATAAAAAGTTTTTTTCTTTTGTAAAGAAATGTAGATCAAAAGGAATTTCTATTCCTATTATACCTGGTATAAAACCTATTTCTTCTAGAAATCAATTAAACGGACTTCCATCTCGTTTTTATTTAAATATTCCTAATGAATTAGTAAAGGAAGTAGAAAAAGCAAAAAATAAAAAAAATGTAATCCATGTTGGAATTGAATGGGCGATTCATCAATCGAAAGAGTTAAAAAATTCTGGGGTAAAAGTTATTCATTATTATACCATGGATAGACCAGAAAATATTTATAAAATTGTTCAAGCAATTTATTGA
- the serS gene encoding serine--tRNA ligase, whose amino-acid sequence MLQISFIRKNQEKVLLGLKKRNFKKLYLINEILVLDEKKKIIKNILNKILEKENLISKKIGEILNSYNDSFQINSLKKRSIFLKKERKKINIRLEKISKVLEKKLSQIPNIPDDKIKKDYEKNEILFQEGEIHCSIKKPLPHWELSKKFCLFDSNLGTKICGSGFTVYIGKGAKLQRSLIQYFLDQNIQASYKEYSLPYLINEKSGYATGQIPDKENQMYFIEKNNFYLIPTGEVPIMNCYRDIILKDLDLPIKATTYTSCFRREAGSYGSKVRGLNRLHQFEKVEIIQITTPDSSSFFLKEMILHVKKILQSLKLPFRLVRIKTQDLGFSSSITYDFEVYSIAQKKWLEVSSISNCTNFQSHRLHLRYKTITGDIEFCHTLNGSALALPRIMAALLENNQTENKINIPKVLIPYTEFDHIK is encoded by the coding sequence ATGCTTCAAATCTCTTTTATACGAAAAAACCAAGAAAAAGTTTTATTAGGATTAAAAAAAAGAAATTTTAAAAAATTATACTTAATAAATGAAATATTAGTTTTAGATGAAAAGAAAAAAATAATTAAAAATATTCTCAATAAAATATTAGAAAAAGAAAATTTGATATCTAAAAAAATAGGGGAAATTTTAAATTCATATAATGATAGTTTTCAGATCAACTCTTTGAAAAAAAGATCTATTTTTCTAAAAAAAGAAAGAAAAAAAATCAATATTCGATTAGAAAAAATTTCTAAAGTTTTAGAGAAAAAATTAAGTCAAATTCCTAATATTCCTGATGATAAAATAAAGAAAGATTATGAAAAAAATGAGATTCTTTTTCAAGAAGGGGAAATTCATTGTTCTATCAAAAAACCTTTACCTCATTGGGAATTATCAAAAAAATTTTGTTTGTTCGATTCAAATTTAGGAACAAAAATATGTGGTTCTGGATTTACTGTTTATATAGGAAAAGGAGCAAAATTACAAAGAAGTTTAATTCAATATTTTCTAGATCAAAATATACAGGCTTCATATAAAGAATATAGTTTGCCTTATCTTATTAATGAAAAATCTGGATATGCCACAGGACAAATTCCGGATAAAGAGAATCAAATGTATTTTATAGAAAAAAACAACTTTTATTTGATTCCTACTGGAGAAGTTCCTATTATGAATTGTTATAGAGATATAATACTTAAAGATTTAGATCTTCCTATTAAAGCCACAACTTATACTTCTTGTTTTAGAAGAGAAGCAGGATCTTATGGTTCAAAAGTTAGAGGATTGAATAGACTACATCAATTTGAAAAAGTGGAAATTATTCAAATTACTACACCAGATTCTTCTTCTTTTTTCTTGAAAGAAATGATTTTACATGTAAAAAAAATTTTACAATCTTTAAAATTACCCTTTCGTCTTGTTCGTATAAAAACTCAAGATCTTGGATTTTCTTCTTCTATAACTTATGATTTTGAAGTTTATTCTATAGCACAAAAAAAATGGTTAGAAGTAAGTTCTATATCAAATTGTACTAATTTTCAATCTCATAGATTACATCTTAGATATAAAACAATTACAGGAGATATAGAGTTTTGTCATACTCTGAATGGTAGTGCTTTAGCTTTGCCAAGAATTATGGCCGCTTTATTAGAAAATAATCAAACTGAAAATAAAATTAATATTCCTAAAGTTTTGATTCCTTATACAGAATTTGATCATATTAAGTAA
- the rsmA gene encoding 16S rRNA (adenine(1518)-N(6)/adenine(1519)-N(6))-dimethyltransferase RsmA, which translates to MHNFFLKKRFDQYFLKDKNIAKKIVNYLSFENYNTVVEIGPGLGILTQYLLTNNPYHHIFLIEIDEELIFFLKKFLPISKNQIIHKDFLKWNPEEIDLQNFAIIGNFPYNISSQILFHILRYNHYIPECIGMFQKEVAKRITSTHGKKTYGILSVLVQTFYDVKYLFTVKKKVFFPTPNVQSAVISLKRKSENLNCNKNILFQCVKIAFNQRRKKLKNSLQLYRHIPNFHKIPFLNKRAEELSVKEFLQLTKEIEIRK; encoded by the coding sequence ATGCATAATTTTTTTTTAAAAAAAAGATTTGACCAATATTTTTTAAAAGATAAAAATATAGCAAAAAAAATTGTAAACTATCTTTCTTTCGAAAATTATAATACAGTTGTAGAAATTGGACCAGGATTAGGTATTTTAACTCAATATTTATTGACTAATAATCCATATCACCATATTTTTTTAATAGAAATCGATGAAGAATTAATTTTTTTTTTAAAAAAATTTTTACCAATCTCTAAAAACCAGATTATTCATAAAGATTTTTTAAAATGGAATCCTGAAGAGATTGATTTACAAAATTTTGCAATTATTGGTAATTTTCCTTACAATATTTCTTCTCAAATATTATTTCATATATTAAGATATAATCATTACATTCCGGAATGTATTGGTATGTTTCAAAAAGAAGTTGCAAAAAGAATCACATCAACTCATGGAAAAAAAACTTATGGAATTTTATCAGTTTTAGTTCAAACATTTTATGATGTAAAATATCTTTTTACTGTAAAAAAAAAAGTATTTTTTCCTACCCCTAATGTGCAATCTGCAGTAATTTCTTTAAAAAGAAAAAGTGAAAACCTAAACTGCAATAAAAATATATTGTTTCAATGCGTTAAAATTGCTTTTAATCAAAGAAGAAAAAAATTAAAAAATTCTTTACAATTATATAGACATATTCCAAATTTTCATAAAATCCCATTTTTAAATAAAAGAGCAGAAGAATTATCTGTAAAAGAATTTCTTCAATTAACAAAAGAAATAGAAATTAGGAAATGA
- a CDS encoding bifunctional 5,10-methylenetetrahydrofolate dehydrogenase/5,10-methenyltetrahydrofolate cyclohydrolase: MTKLLDGRLLAKEIKNKICKIIEKEILNKKKRIPHLGIILTGNNNSSIRYVNNKIKECKNIGIKYSLVHLPINTSEKKLLETIKKMNKSPYIDGFIVQLPLEKHLDQNKIILSINPKKDVDGFHPENFGKMALNMKSFFPATALGILTLLEKYKIQISGKYTVIIGRSSIVGRPISILMSRKNNPGNSTVTLTHSKTPNIEFYTRQADIIIVAVGIPNFLKGKMIKKGSIVIDVGIHNHEKKILGDVDFHSVYGKASYLTPVPGGIGPMTRIMLLKNTLKAALNNR; encoded by the coding sequence ATTACTAAATTATTAGATGGAAGACTATTAGCTAAAGAAATAAAAAATAAAATATGCAAGATTATAGAAAAAGAAATATTAAATAAAAAAAAACGGATTCCTCATCTTGGTATTATTTTAACAGGAAATAACAATTCTAGCATAAGATATGTTAATAATAAAATTAAAGAATGCAAAAATATTGGAATTAAATACTCTTTAGTCCATTTACCTATAAATACTTCAGAAAAAAAATTATTAGAGACAATAAAAAAAATGAATAAAAGTCCATATATAGATGGATTTATCGTGCAATTACCATTAGAAAAACATTTAGATCAAAATAAAATTATTTTATCTATAAATCCTAAAAAAGACGTAGACGGATTTCATCCTGAAAATTTTGGAAAAATGGCTTTAAATATGAAATCTTTTTTTCCTGCTACTGCATTAGGTATACTAACTCTTTTAGAAAAGTATAAAATTCAAATATCTGGAAAATATACTGTAATAATTGGAAGAAGTAGTATAGTAGGAAGACCAATTAGTATACTTATGAGTAGAAAAAATAATCCTGGAAATAGCACGGTAACACTTACCCATAGTAAAACGCCAAATATAGAATTTTACACTAGACAAGCTGATATTATTATAGTAGCAGTGGGAATACCAAATTTTCTTAAAGGAAAAATGATTAAAAAAGGATCTATAGTCATAGATGTAGGAATCCATAATCATGAAAAAAAAATATTGGGTGACGTTGATTTTCATAGTGTATATGGAAAAGCATCTTATCTAACTCCTGTTCCAGGAGGTATAGGACCTATGACTCGTATCATGTTATTAAAAAACACTTTAAAAGCAGCATTAAATAACAGATAA
- a CDS encoding 7-carboxy-7-deazaguanine synthase QueE, which yields MKKDISYPIKESFYSIQGEGFYYGIAAYFIRFGGCNIKCDWCDTKESWNIEKKDFISIHKIISNVVNNNHKIKTVIITGGEPTMWNLFPLIEKLKKKKYRIHIETSGSYPIKEKYVDWITISPKKIKLPIQENYKKINELKIIISDENDFLFAEEQASYIKSTNCFLFLQPEWNNISWILPKIVSYIKKNPKWRISLQIHKILNIP from the coding sequence ATGAAAAAAGATATTAGTTATCCTATAAAAGAATCATTTTATTCTATTCAAGGAGAAGGTTTTTATTATGGAATAGCCGCATATTTTATTCGTTTTGGAGGATGTAATATAAAATGTGATTGGTGTGATACGAAAGAAAGTTGGAATATAGAGAAAAAAGATTTTATTTCAATTCATAAAATTATTTCTAACGTTGTTAACAATAATCATAAAATAAAAACTGTTATAATTACTGGGGGGGAACCTACAATGTGGAATTTATTTCCTTTAATTGAAAAGCTTAAAAAAAAAAAATATAGAATTCATATTGAAACTTCAGGTTCATATCCTATAAAAGAAAAATATGTAGATTGGATTACAATTTCCCCTAAAAAAATAAAACTTCCTATACAAGAAAATTATAAAAAAATAAATGAATTAAAAATTATTATTTCGGATGAAAATGACTTTTTATTTGCGGAAGAACAAGCTTCTTATATTAAGTCTACTAATTGTTTTTTATTTCTACAACCAGAATGGAATAACATTTCTTGGATTCTTCCAAAAATAGTTTCTTATATTAAAAAAAATCCTAAATGGAGAATTTCTCTTCAAATTCATAAAATTTTAAATATTCCTTAA
- the hisIE gene encoding bifunctional phosphoribosyl-AMP cyclohydrolase/phosphoribosyl-ATP diphosphatase HisIE yields the protein MINFKKSLIPVIVQDSKTDKVLMLGYMNQEAYNKSIDEKKITFYSRSKKRLWTKGETSKNYLFIKDVLIDCDEDTLLIKAKPSGPICHQGTDTCWKEINNNKNFLFHLENIISLRIKEKKENSYVYQLLKKGINRISQKLGEETVELIIESKDNDKNLFLNESADLLFHYLILLKKKGFEIQDVINILENRHSKS from the coding sequence ATGATAAATTTTAAAAAAAGTTTAATCCCTGTAATTGTCCAAGATTCAAAAACAGATAAAGTATTAATGCTAGGTTATATGAATCAAGAAGCTTATAACAAAAGTATCGATGAAAAAAAAATTACTTTTTATAGTAGGTCAAAAAAAAGATTGTGGACTAAAGGTGAAACTAGTAAAAATTATCTTTTTATTAAAGATGTATTAATAGATTGTGACGAAGATACATTATTAATTAAAGCAAAACCGTCAGGTCCTATTTGTCATCAAGGAACGGATACGTGTTGGAAAGAAATAAATAATAATAAAAATTTTTTATTTCATTTAGAAAATATAATTTCGTTAAGAATTAAAGAAAAAAAAGAAAACTCTTATGTTTATCAATTATTAAAAAAAGGAATCAATAGAATTTCACAAAAACTAGGAGAAGAAACAGTGGAACTTATCATTGAATCTAAAGATAATGATAAAAATTTGTTTTTAAATGAATCAGCAGATTTACTTTTTCATTATTTAATTCTTTTGAAAAAAAAAGGATTTGAAATACAAGATGTTATTAATATTCTTGAGAATAGACATTCAAAATCTTAA
- the hisF gene encoding imidazole glycerol phosphate synthase subunit HisF: MLAKRIIPCLDIKNGRTVKGVNFKHLKDAGDPIKLVCWYTKQGADELVFLDITATNEKRKTLINLVKDVSRHINIPFTVGGGIKEEKDIELLLNAGADKISINTAAFKNPNLLEIFSKRFGSQCIVLAIDTKFESNEWWVYLNGGRISTQTKTLDWAKEGSNRGAGEILLTSMNHDGTKNGFALDITRKISKNISIPVIASGGAGQLKDFYKIFEKGKADAALAASIFHYKEIEIPKLKFYLNQLNIPIRTTK, from the coding sequence ATGTTGGCTAAACGGATCATTCCTTGTTTGGATATAAAAAATGGAAGAACAGTAAAAGGAGTAAATTTCAAACATTTAAAAGATGCTGGAGATCCAATAAAATTAGTTTGTTGGTACACAAAACAAGGAGCAGATGAATTAGTATTTTTGGATATTACAGCTACGAATGAAAAACGTAAAACATTAATTAACCTAGTAAAAGATGTTTCTCGTCATATTAATATTCCTTTTACGGTTGGTGGAGGGATCAAAGAGGAAAAGGATATTGAATTATTATTAAATGCGGGAGCAGATAAAATATCAATCAATACTGCTGCTTTTAAAAACCCAAATCTTTTAGAAATTTTTTCTAAAAGATTTGGAAGTCAATGTATTGTTTTAGCTATTGATACTAAATTTGAATCAAATGAATGGTGGGTTTATTTAAATGGTGGAAGAATTTCAACTCAAACTAAAACTTTAGATTGGGCTAAAGAAGGTTCTAATAGAGGAGCAGGAGAGATATTATTAACTTCAATGAATCATGATGGAACAAAAAATGGATTTGCATTAGATATTACTAGAAAAATATCAAAAAATATTTCTATACCGGTTATTGCTTCAGGTGGGGCTGGACAATTAAAAGATTTTTATAAAATTTTTGAAAAAGGAAAAGCTGATGCTGCTTTAGCCGCTAGTATATTTCATTATAAAGAAATAGAAATTCCAAAATTAAAATTTTATTTAAATCAACTCAATATACCTATAAGAACTACAAAATAA
- the hisA gene encoding 1-(5-phosphoribosyl)-5-[(5-phosphoribosylamino)methylideneamino]imidazole-4-carboxamide isomerase, producing MDIIVAIDLIDGQCVRLIQGDFKRKKIYNKDPLEVAFLLENHGISRLHLVDLDGAKKGKVVHWKILEKIAKNTHLIIDFGGGIHSEEDIRAVFENGGHIVTVGSIAVQKPFLFKKWIDTYGGDKILLGVDVKNNKIASNGWTKFIDFPFFDFLKEKSNHGVKKIFCTDISKDGILSGPSFILYKEIIEKIPNVEFIASGGVRNMNDVEKLFNLGCSGVIIGKAIYENQISLSSIKNWKKKKNNNN from the coding sequence ATGGATATTATAGTAGCTATAGATTTAATTGATGGTCAATGTGTACGTTTAATACAAGGTGATTTTAAAAGAAAAAAAATTTATAATAAAGATCCACTAGAAGTAGCTTTTTTATTAGAAAATCATGGAATATCTAGACTTCATTTAGTAGATTTAGATGGAGCAAAAAAAGGAAAAGTAGTTCATTGGAAAATTTTAGAAAAAATAGCAAAAAATACACATTTAATTATAGATTTTGGAGGGGGGATTCATTCTGAAGAAGATATTCGTGCTGTTTTTGAAAATGGAGGACATATAGTTACTGTAGGTAGTATTGCAGTTCAAAAACCTTTTCTTTTCAAAAAATGGATTGATACTTATGGGGGAGATAAAATTTTATTAGGAGTGGATGTTAAAAATAATAAGATTGCATCCAATGGATGGACTAAATTTATTGATTTTCCATTTTTTGATTTTCTAAAAGAAAAAAGTAATCATGGAGTTAAAAAAATTTTTTGCACAGATATTTCTAAAGATGGAATTTTATCAGGTCCTTCTTTTATTTTATATAAAGAAATTATTGAAAAAATTCCAAACGTTGAATTCATAGCAAGTGGAGGAGTTAGAAATATGAATGATGTAGAAAAATTATTTAATTTGGGTTGTAGTGGAGTCATTATTGGAAAAGCTATATATGAAAATCAAATATCATTATCCAGTATCAAAAATTGGAAAAAAAAAAAGAATAATAACAATTAA
- the hisH gene encoding imidazole glycerol phosphate synthase subunit HisH, which yields MKTIIIKYPAGNVQSVLFSLERIGVKAMVTDSKESIQNAEKIILPGVGEANFAMKYLKEKNLDLLLSKLKQPVLGICLGMQLLCKFSEESSTPCIGIFDFFVKKFQSIDKNAKIPQIGWNTIQKLKGPLFENIPDGSYQYFVHSYYVPLGEYTTAKTEYIVTYSAALQKNNFYAVQFHPEKSSYVGHKILENFIRL from the coding sequence ATGAAAACAATTATCATAAAATATCCTGCAGGAAATGTACAATCGGTTCTTTTTTCTTTGGAAAGAATAGGCGTAAAAGCTATGGTTACAGATTCTAAAGAATCGATTCAAAATGCAGAAAAAATTATTTTACCTGGTGTTGGAGAGGCAAATTTCGCTATGAAATATTTAAAAGAAAAAAATTTAGATTTACTTTTATCTAAATTAAAACAACCTGTATTAGGAATATGTTTAGGCATGCAATTGCTTTGTAAGTTTTCAGAAGAAAGTAGTACTCCATGCATAGGAATTTTTGATTTTTTTGTAAAAAAATTTCAATCTATCGATAAAAATGCAAAAATTCCTCAAATAGGATGGAACACTATCCAAAAACTAAAAGGACCTTTATTTGAAAACATTCCAGATGGAAGTTATCAATATTTTGTTCATAGTTATTATGTTCCCTTAGGAGAATATACAACAGCAAAAACAGAATATATAGTCACTTATAGTGCTGCATTACAAAAGAATAATTTTTATGCTGTACAATTCCATCCTGAAAAATCTTCTTATGTAGGACATAAAATATTAGAAAATTTTATTCGATTATAA
- the hisB gene encoding bifunctional histidinol-phosphatase/imidazoleglycerol-phosphate dehydratase HisB has protein sequence MKRILFIDRDGTLIQENPPTYQIDSIDQINFYPKVIFFLSKIVQELNYDLVMVSNQDGLGTDQFPDKIFWSIHNHILNILRTEGIHFNSIHIDKTFPEEKSPNRKPGTGMLKNYLKSNIYNISKSFVIGDRLTDVLLAKNIGCQSIWIKKNNHHYQKLTKEEKDYYSSINEKDLKKTISLKTDSWKKIYEYLSSITIKKYVYQRITLETNVKVCISLYGKGRSNIQTGIAFFDHLLQQIAFHSYIDLNIQTKGDLDIDDHHIIEDIGITLGESFFQVLENKIGIERYGFYFLPMDESLATIALDLGGRSQLSWKVKFLREKIGNISTEMFFHFFKSFSSSAKWNLHIHAVGKNDHHKIESIFKCFGRAIKMAIQKNFSNKIPSTKGFL, from the coding sequence ATGAAAAGAATATTATTTATTGATAGAGACGGAACTCTTATACAAGAAAACCCCCCTACTTATCAAATTGATTCTATTGATCAAATCAATTTTTATCCTAAAGTGATATTTTTTCTATCAAAAATCGTACAAGAATTGAATTATGATTTAGTTATGGTATCTAACCAAGATGGATTAGGAACTGATCAATTTCCTGATAAAATTTTTTGGTCTATACATAATCATATTTTGAATATTTTAAGAACTGAAGGAATTCATTTTAATTCTATTCATATAGATAAAACTTTTCCAGAAGAAAAGTCACCAAATAGAAAACCTGGAACTGGAATGCTTAAAAATTATTTAAAATCTAATATTTACAATATTTCCAAATCTTTTGTTATTGGAGATAGATTAACGGATGTTTTGTTGGCTAAAAATATAGGATGTCAGTCTATATGGATAAAAAAAAATAATCATCATTATCAAAAATTAACAAAAGAAGAAAAAGATTACTATTCTAGCATAAATGAAAAAGACCTAAAAAAAACAATATCTTTAAAAACCGATAGTTGGAAGAAAATTTATGAGTATTTATCATCTATTACAATTAAAAAATATGTTTATCAACGAATAACATTAGAAACAAATGTTAAAGTTTGCATTTCCCTTTATGGAAAGGGAAGATCTAATATTCAAACAGGAATAGCTTTTTTTGATCACCTTTTACAACAAATAGCTTTTCATAGCTATATAGATTTGAATATTCAAACAAAAGGAGATCTTGATATAGATGATCACCATATTATAGAAGATATTGGAATTACTTTAGGAGAAAGTTTTTTTCAAGTTTTAGAAAATAAAATAGGAATAGAACGTTATGGTTTTTATTTTCTTCCTATGGATGAAAGTTTAGCTACAATAGCATTAGATCTTGGAGGAAGAAGTCAATTGTCTTGGAAAGTAAAATTTTTAAGAGAAAAAATAGGAAATATTTCTACTGAAATGTTTTTTCACTTTTTTAAATCTTTTTCTTCATCGGCTAAATGGAATTTACACATCCATGCTGTAGGAAAAAATGATCATCATAAAATAGAGTCTATTTTTAAATGTTTTGGAAGAGCTATAAAAATGGCAATACAAAAAAATTTTTCTAATAAAATTCCCAGTACAAAAGGTTTTTTGTAA